A DNA window from Mycolicibacter hiberniae contains the following coding sequences:
- a CDS encoding TIGR03619 family F420-dependent LLM class oxidoreductase, whose product MRFTYAEAMTDPSYYIPLAKAAEAAGYHSMTIPDSIAYPFESDSTYPYTPDGNREFLDGKAFIETFVLIAALGAVTSTLRFTPFVVKLPIRPPALVAKQAGSLAAMINNRLALGVGTSPWPEDYELMGVPFARRGKRMDECIEIIKGLTTGDYFEFHGEFYDIPKTKMTPAPTQPIPILIGGHAEAALRRAARNDGWMHGGGDPAELDQLITRLKQLREEEGRTGPFEIHVISVDGFTLDGIKRLEDKGVTDVIVGFRVPYILGPDTEPLENKIRNLERFAEHVIARVG is encoded by the coding sequence GTGCGGTTCACCTATGCCGAAGCGATGACCGACCCGAGCTACTACATCCCGCTCGCCAAGGCCGCTGAGGCCGCCGGGTACCACAGCATGACAATTCCCGACAGCATCGCCTACCCGTTCGAATCGGACTCCACCTACCCCTACACCCCTGACGGCAATCGGGAATTCCTTGACGGCAAGGCCTTCATCGAGACCTTCGTCTTGATCGCAGCGCTGGGCGCGGTCACTTCCACGCTGCGGTTCACCCCCTTCGTGGTGAAGTTGCCCATCCGTCCCCCGGCCCTGGTGGCCAAGCAGGCCGGGTCACTGGCCGCGATGATCAACAACCGGTTGGCCCTGGGCGTGGGCACCAGCCCGTGGCCCGAAGACTACGAGTTGATGGGAGTTCCATTCGCCCGGCGCGGCAAGCGCATGGACGAGTGCATCGAAATCATCAAGGGCCTCACCACGGGTGACTACTTCGAGTTCCACGGCGAGTTCTACGACATCCCGAAAACCAAGATGACCCCCGCGCCCACCCAGCCGATCCCCATCCTGATCGGCGGTCACGCCGAAGCCGCGCTGCGTCGCGCGGCCCGCAACGACGGCTGGATGCACGGCGGCGGCGACCCCGCCGAACTCGATCAGCTGATCACCCGACTCAAGCAACTGCGGGAAGAGGAGGGTCGGACCGGCCCGTTTGAGATCCACGTGATCTCGGTCGACGGATTCACCCTCGACGGTATCAAACGCCTGGAAGACAAGGGCGTCACCGATGTCATCGTGGGCTTTCGGGTTCCCTACATCCTGGGGCCCGACACCGAGCCGCTGGAGAACAAAATCCGCAACCTGGAGCGGTTCGCCGAGCACGTGATCGCCAGGGTCGGGTGA
- a CDS encoding DUF4873 domain-containing protein — MSRDHLIDVLVLGDPAPLHGLVEGARAVDPAHTGFDSATDTWTVTTVDGETLKARVLIGTAAAADGVVARHGLPNRFQVPGPHTRRQARYVTRLLEAMRRSGASRIESRAARLRVHRLLPTRGLSRFYLTGSVSADEEIYDGPAVLTHDGAEYPTRVRLSGHFDPIDGQYHWQGMFYADIPGTGVTGSPVSIRIGEHAAQGRICERTPWGTLTVLGAAGFPPFLLEDVQIATAPQR; from the coding sequence GTGAGCCGCGACCACCTCATCGACGTGCTGGTGCTGGGCGACCCGGCGCCCCTGCACGGGTTGGTCGAGGGTGCCCGCGCCGTCGATCCGGCGCACACCGGATTCGACAGCGCCACCGACACGTGGACGGTGACCACCGTCGACGGCGAGACGCTGAAAGCGCGGGTGCTGATCGGCACCGCCGCCGCAGCCGACGGGGTCGTCGCGCGGCACGGCCTCCCGAACCGGTTTCAGGTTCCCGGCCCGCACACTCGCCGGCAGGCCCGGTACGTGACCCGGCTCCTGGAAGCGATGCGGCGCAGCGGAGCCAGCCGCATCGAGTCGCGCGCTGCCCGGCTGCGGGTACACCGGCTGCTGCCGACCCGGGGACTGTCCCGGTTCTACCTCACCGGTTCGGTGAGCGCCGATGAGGAAATCTATGACGGGCCGGCGGTGCTGACGCACGACGGCGCCGAGTACCCGACCCGCGTGCGCCTGAGCGGACACTTCGATCCGATCGACGGCCAATATCACTGGCAGGGAATGTTTTACGCCGATATTCCCGGTACCGGCGTCACCGGCTCGCCGGTCAGCATCCGGATCGGCGAGCACGCCGCGCAGGGCCGCATCTGCGAGCGGACCCCGTGGGGCACGCTGACAGTGCTCGGCGCTGCCGGTTTCCCCCCGTTTCTTCTGGAGGATGTCCAGATCGCGACAGCGCCGCAAAGGTAA
- a CDS encoding AurF N-oxygenase family protein: MTASVRPSGPTREEFAERLLKGSVKKSYAPVVDIDWDAPLEANKYFLPPRMCTLYGTALWDAMTREQQIEMSRQELVNVLSAGIWFENILNQALLRDMLHKNPTAPSTHYSLTELGDETRHMLMFGKTIDRIGGVPVRPRLHERIVINALPFLFRGPILWGAALVGEEIFDALQRQILDDPDLQPIVRRVMRIHVTEEARHIQYARDGLRRTVPGMSRYRRMLLANLQGVGGPFYRHLFTLPVVYTRAGLDGREARRVARANPHFQAASRASFAPLAAFFTEVGLMGGLARRMWRRAGFL; this comes from the coding sequence ATGACGGCTAGCGTGCGACCGAGCGGACCGACCCGGGAGGAATTCGCCGAACGCCTCCTGAAGGGCTCGGTGAAGAAGTCCTACGCCCCGGTGGTCGACATCGACTGGGACGCACCGCTGGAGGCCAACAAGTACTTCCTGCCGCCCAGGATGTGCACGCTCTACGGCACCGCATTGTGGGACGCGATGACCCGCGAACAGCAGATCGAGATGTCGCGCCAGGAGCTGGTCAACGTGCTGTCGGCCGGCATCTGGTTTGAGAACATCCTCAACCAGGCGCTGCTGCGCGACATGCTGCACAAGAACCCCACCGCGCCCAGCACCCACTACTCGCTGACCGAACTGGGCGACGAAACCCGCCACATGCTGATGTTCGGCAAGACCATCGACCGTATCGGCGGCGTGCCGGTACGACCGCGACTGCACGAGCGCATCGTGATCAACGCGCTGCCCTTCCTGTTCCGCGGCCCCATCCTGTGGGGAGCCGCGCTGGTCGGCGAAGAGATCTTCGACGCGCTGCAGCGCCAGATCCTCGATGACCCGGACCTGCAGCCGATCGTGCGGCGGGTGATGCGCATCCATGTGACCGAGGAGGCCCGCCATATCCAGTACGCCCGCGACGGGCTGCGGCGCACCGTGCCGGGGATGTCTCGTTACCGTCGCATGCTGCTGGCCAACCTGCAGGGCGTCGGCGGCCCGTTCTACCGGCACCTGTTCACCCTGCCGGTGGTCTACACCCGGGCTGGGCTCGACGGCCGCGAAGCCCGCCGGGTGGCGCGGGCCAATCCGCATTTTCAGGCGGCATCCCGCGCTTCGTTCGCGCCGCTGGCCGCATTCTTCACCGAAGTCGGCCTCATGGGCGGGCTGGCCCGGCGGATGTGGCGGCGGGCCGGGTTCCTGTGA